A genomic region of Drosophila kikkawai strain 14028-0561.14 chromosome X, DkikHiC1v2, whole genome shotgun sequence contains the following coding sequences:
- the rdgA gene encoding eye-specific diacylglycerol kinase isoform X7, whose amino-acid sequence MEQQKLSTDQLPAASGSTTPATTTAAAAAAATATRSSSTTTTTKSNNNSPARSTFTNNFNQQLQATTAATMQRLRTTFTRSRTPTGAEMKMQNSLEVPKQVKKVRSASFDEMQLEAQRASSSLLKQQSSSSASADERSSEAGLLQVPLAAHQQRSHSFDSAAVSAGSDDSGTFLEVPRRLKTRRSSSTKTPPPCIHCHYLEEYERRMTAEQRYFIDHRELSALSNTSSEGSEDEDNDDDNDDDGGGDDDDEEGSAATEATEGETTETAPEEVEEEPRTEVESEHDHDPDDDAAMEMDIRIGNMSLGSSIEESRTHIPRQMRRHTIGSSGHTTMTSEDEGLEGSDNGSPHFGNTLLPPQPTTPCGITFTLSPTNGDYPSSPPILPIEPPSPPMSPCSTAVRLPPTMITPPTISSPCASADADDAGAAMGLPVRARRRSISRQEAIFVEPTGNSLENVSHEEVDNNNKSSVDTADSLEEASTMATCGSPTAAGGAGASSSHHNAFVVRDIYLMVPDLKRDRAASVDSCFSKLSSGPKAEELQPSADGCFLTVPNINATRSRSVDIVLPTDEQARYKALSMTGSTATYADGRRTASASNSRRPIRIVPDWTENAVQGEHYWKPTSASGDLCCLNEECIKSGQRMKCSACQLIAHQNCIPFVNEKSQLACKPTYRDVGIRQYREQTTTHHHWVHRKLEKGKCKQCGKQAVQSKLFGSKEIVALSCAWCHEIYHNKESCFNQAKIGEECRLGNYAPIIVPPSWIVKLPNKGNFKSSIRVSNKNNAASGSAGGGGGGSGAGGGSGAGSGGGGGQGGGHKSKKHTQRRHKAKDEKKEPRAFIVKPIPSPEVIPVIVFINPKSGGNQGVKLLGKFQHLLNPRQVFDLTQGGPKMGLDMFRKAPNLRLLACGGDGTVGWVLSVLDQIQPPLQPVPAVGVLPLGTGNDLARALGWGGCFQLQLQGYTDEPIGKILREIGMSQCVLMDRWRVKVTPNDDVSDDHVDRSKANVPLNVINNYFSFGVDAHIALEFHEAREAHPERFNSRLRNKMYYGQMGGKDLILRQYRNLSQWVTLECDGQDFTGKLRDAGCHAVLFLNIPSYGGGTHPWNDSFGSAKPSIDDGLMEVVGLTTYQLPMLQAGMHGTCICQCRKARIITRRTIPMQVDGEACRVKPSIIEIELLNKALMLSKRKHGRGDVQVNPLEKMQLHILRVTMQQYEQYHYDKEMLRKLANKLGQIEIESQVDLEHVRNMLNSKFEESISYPKVSQDWCFIDSCTAEHYFRIDRAQEHLHYICDIAIDELYILDHEAATMPQTPDQERSFAAFSQRQAQNERRQMDQAQGRGPGSTDEDLQIGSKPIKVMKWKSNKDRLFSFNEDVFGYGFSPILEQTSDAVLLAAQSGDLNMLRALHEQGYSLQSVNKNGQTALHFACKYNHKDIVKYIISCATRRVINMADKELGQTALHIAAEQNRRDICVMLVAAGANLQARDSGGNTAMMVAFNKNANEIATYLESQERFMHLEVQTRI is encoded by the exons ATGGAACAGCAAAAACTGTCCACCGATCAGCTGCCAGCAGCCTCGGGTTCAACAACgcctgcaacaacaacagcagcagcagcagcagcagcaacagccaccCGCTCAAGCTCAACAACAACTACTACTAAgtcgaacaacaacagcccgGCCAGATCAACGTTTACCAACAATTTTAACCAACAACTGCAGGCAACCACAGCAGCCACCATGCAGCGTCTACGCACGACATTTACGCGATCGCGAACGCCAACAGGTGCCGAGATGAAGATGCAGAATAGCCTGGAGGTTCCCAAACAGGTAAAAAAG GTCCGCTCCGCCTCCTTCGACGAGATGCAACTGGAGGCACAGCGTGCCTCCTCGAGCCTGCTCAAGCAGCagtcctcctcctcggcctCGGCGGACGAGCGATCCTCGGAGGCGGGACTGCTCCAGGTGCCGTTGGCGGCCCATCAGCAACGATCTCATAGCTTCGACTCGGCGGCGGTGTCCGCGGGTAGCGATGATTCTGGCACCTTTTTGGAGGTGCCGCGTCGCCTAAAGACTCGCCGCAGTTCGTCCACCAAGACGCCGCCACCCTGCATCCATTGTCACTATCTGGAGGAGTATGAACGCCGAATGACGGCCGAGCAGCGCTACTTTATCGATCACCGGGAGCTGAGTGCCTTGAGCAACACCAGCTCGGAGGGGAGCGAGGATGaggacaacgacgacgacaatgatgatgatggcggcggtgatgacgatgatgaggaGGGCAGTGCTGCCACAGAGGCCACCGAGGGTGAGACCACGGAAACGGCAcccgaggaggtggaggaggagccgcGCACTGAAGTGGAATCGGAGCACGATCACGATCCGGACGATGATGCCGCCATGGAAATGGATATACGAATTGGCAACATGAGCCTGGGCAGCAGCATCGAGGAGTCTCGGACTCATATTCCTCGCCAAATGCGACGCCATACCATCGGCAGCAGCGGCCATACCACCATGACTTCGGAGGATGAGGGCCTTGAAGGATCGGATAATGGATCTCCGCATTTTGGCAACACCCTGCTGCCCCCTCAGCCGACCACGCCCTGCGGCATCACCTTCACACTGAGTCCAACCAATGGAGATTATCCGTCGTCGCCGCCAATTCTACCCATTGAGCCACCATCGCCGCCCATGTCGCCATGCTCGACGGCGGTACGACTGCCGCCCACGATGATAACACCACCCACGATCTCCTCGCCCTGTGCATCGGCGGATGCCGATGATGCTGGCGCTGCCATGGGTCTGCCGGTCCGAGCCAGACGTCGTTCGATTTCGCGACAGGAGGCCATATTTGTGGAGCCCACGGGCAACTCCTTGGAGAATGTCTCTCACGAGGAGgtggacaacaacaacaagtcaTCGGTGGACACTGCGGACTCTCTAGAGGAAGCCTCGACCATGGCCACCTGTGGCTCACCAACAGCAGCCGGAGGAGCTGGTGCATCGAGCAGTCACCACAATGCTTTTGTGGTAAGAGACATCTATCTGATGGTGCCGGATCTCAAAAGAGATCGTGCCGCCTCCGTGGACTCGTGCTTTTCGAAGCTCTCCTCGGGACCCAAGGCCGAGGAGCTGCAGCCGAGTGCCGATGGGTGTTTCCTCACAGTACCAAATATCAATGCCACCCGATCCAGATCGGTAGATATAGTGCTGCCAACCGATGAGCAGGCGAGGTACAAGGCTTTGTCCATGACAGGATCCACAGCAACCTATGCCGATGG CAGGCGTACCGCTTCGGCTAGCAACTCCCGGAGACCGATACGGATTGTGCCCGATTGGACGGAGAATGCTGTGCAGGGCGAGCACTACTGGAAGCCCACTTCCGCATCCGGAGATCTTTGCTGTTTGAACGAGGAATGCATT AAGAGCGGCCAGCGGATGAAGTGCTCCGCCTGCCAGTTGATTGCGCACCAAAACTGCATTCCGTTTGTGAACGAAAAGAGCCAGCTGGCCTGCAAGCCCACCTATCGGGATGTGGGCATCCGTCAGTATCGGGAGCAGACCACCACCCACCATCATTGGGTGCATCGCAAGCTGGAGAAGGGCAAGTGCAAGCAGTGCGGAAAG CAGGCGGTGCAGAGCAAGCTCTTCGGCTCGAAGGAGATTGTGGCGTTGTCCTGCGCCTGGTGCCATGAGATCTACCACAACAAGGAGTCCTGCTTCAACCAGGCCAAAATCGGCGAGGAGTGTCGTCTGG GCAACTATGCGCCCATCATTGTGCCGCCGTCGTGGATTGTGAAGCTGCCGAACAAGGGCAACTTCAAGTCCTCGATTCGTGTGAGCAACAAGAACAATGCCGCCTCGGGCTCAGcgggcggtggtggtggcgggtCAGGAGCTGGCGGTGGATCCGGTgctggcagcggcggcggcggcggacaGGGTGGTGGACACAAGAGCAAGAAGCATACACAGCGTCGGCACAAGGCCAAGGACGAGAAGAAGGAGCCGAGGGCGTTCATTGTGAAGCCAATACCATCGCCGGAGGTAATCCCGGTCATTGTGTTTATTAATCCCAAATCCGGTGGCAATCAGGGTGTCAAGCTCCTGGGCAAGTTCCAGCATCTGCTCAATCCGCGCCAGGTGTTTGATCTCACCCAGGGGGGTCCTAAAATGGG CCTCGACATGTTCCGCAAGGCCCCCAATCTGCGGCTATTGGCCTGCGGCGGCGACGGCACTGTGGGCTGGGTCCTGTCCGTCCTGGACCAGATCCAGCCACCCCTGCAGCCGGTCCCGGCCGTCGGTGTCCTGCCCCTGGGCACTGGAAATGATCTCGCTCGCGCTCTTGGATGGGGCGGG TGCTTCCAACTCCAACTTCAGGGCTATACGGATGAACCGATTGGTAAGATACTGCGCGAGATTGGCATGTCGCAGTGCGTTTTAATGGATCGCTGGCGCGTCAAGGTGACGCCCAACGATGATGTCAGCGACGATCATGTCGACAGGAGCAAGGCAAATGTGCCCCTGAATGTGATCAACAATTATTTCTCATTCGGTGTGGATGCCCACATTGCCCTCGAATTTCACGAGGCACGCGAAGCGCATCCGGAGCGCTTCAATTCGCGGCTAAGGAACAAGATGTACTATGGCCAGATGGGCGGCAAGGATCTGATCCTGCGCCAGTATCGCAACCTGTCCCAGTGGGTAACCCTGGAGTGCGATGGCCAGGATTTCACCGGCAAGCTACGGGATGCTGGCTGCCATGCGGTGCTCTTCCTGAACATTCCCAG CTATGGCGGCGGCACTCATCCTTGGAACGACTCCTTTGGCTCTGCCAAGCCTTCGATTGACGACGGCCTAATGGAAGTGGTGGGACTGACCACCTACCAGCTGCCCATGCTGCAGGCGGGCATGCATGGCACCTGCATCTGCCAGTGCCGCAAGGCAAGAATCATCACCCGGCGCACCATACCCATGCAGGTGGATGGCGAGGCCTGCCGGGTGAAGCCCTCGATCATTGAGATCGAGCTGCTCAACAAGGCTTTGATGCTGTCCAAAAGGAAGCATGGACGCGGCGATGTCCA GGTGAATCCCCTGGAGAAGATGCAGCTGCACATCCTGCGGGTGACCATGCAGCAGTACGAGCAGTATCACTACGACAAGGAGATGCTGCGCAAGCTGGCCAACAAGCTGGGCCAGATCGAGATCGAGTCGCAGGTCGATCTGGAGCATGTCCGCAACATGCTCAACTCCAAGTTCGAGGAGTCCATCTCATATCCCAAGGTCTCGCAGGACTGGTGCTTCATCGACT CCTGCACTGCGGAGCACTATTTCCGCATTGATCGCGCCCAGGAGCACTTGCACTACATCTGTGACATTGCCATCGATGAGCTGTATATACTGGACCATGAGGCGGCCACCATGCCACAGACACCGGACCAGGAGCGCTCCTTTGCGGCCTTCTCGCAGCGGCAGGCGCAGAATGAGCGCCGGCAAATGGACCAGGCCCAGGGCCGTGGCCCGGGCAGCACGG ATGAGGATTTGCAAATTGGCTCCAAGCCCATTAAAGTGATGAAGTGGAAGAG CAACAAAGATCGTTTATTCAGTTTCAACGAAGATGTTTTTGGTTATGGATTCAG CCCTATACTGGAGCAAACTTCCGATGCCGTACTACTAGCAGCCCAGAGCGGCGACCTCAATATG TTACGTGCACTACATGAACAAGGATACTCACTGCAGTCAGTGAACAAGAACGGACAGACCGCCTTGCACTTTGCCTGCAAATACAACCATAAGGACATTGTTAAATATATCATCTCGTGCGCCACGCGACGCGTCATCAACATGGCCGACAAGGAGCT
- the rdgA gene encoding eye-specific diacylglycerol kinase isoform X1, with protein sequence MEQQKLSTDQLPAASGSTTPATTTAAAAAAATATRSSSTTTTTKSNNNSPARSTFTNNFNQQLQATTAATMQRLRTTFTRSRTPTGAEMKMQNSLEVPKQVKKVRSASFDEMQLEAQRASSSLLKQQSSSSASADERSSEAGLLQVPLAAHQQRSHSFDSAAVSAGSDDSGTFLEVPRRLKTRRSSSTKTPPPCIHCHYLEEYERRMTAEQRYFIDHRELSALSNTSSEGSEDEDNDDDNDDDGGGDDDDEEGSAATEATEGETTETAPEEVEEEPRTEVESEHDHDPDDDAAMEMDIRIGNMSLGSSIEESRTHIPRQMRRHTIGSSGHTTMTSEDEGLEGSDNGSPHFGNTLLPPQPTTPCGITFTLSPTNGDYPSSPPILPIEPPSPPMSPCSTAVRLPPTMITPPTISSPCASADADDAGAAMGLPVRARRRSISRQEAIFVEPTGNSLENVSHEEVDNNNKSSVDTADSLEEASTMATCGSPTAAGGAGASSSHHNAFVVRDIYLMVPDLKRDRAASVDSCFSKLSSGPKAEELQPSADGCFLTVPNINATRSRSVDIVLPTDEQARYKALSMTGSTATYADGRRTASASNSRRPIRIVPDWTENAVQGEHYWKPTSASGDLCCLNEECIKSGQRMKCSACQLIAHQNCIPFVNEKSQLACKPTYRDVGIRQYREQTTTHHHWVHRKLEKGKCKQCGKQAVQSKLFGSKEIVALSCAWCHEIYHNKESCFNQAKIGEECRLGNYAPIIVPPSWIVKLPNKGNFKSSIRVSNKNNAASGSAGGGGGGSGAGGGSGAGSGGGGGQGGGHKSKKHTQRRHKAKDEKKEPRAFIVKPIPSPEVIPVIVFINPKSGGNQGVKLLGKFQHLLNPRQVFDLTQGGPKMGLDMFRKAPNLRLLACGGDGTVGWVLSVLDQIQPPLQPVPAVGVLPLGTGNDLARALGWGGCFQLQLQGYTDEPIGKILREIGMSQCVLMDRWRVKVTPNDDVSDDHVDRSKANVPLNVINNYFSFGVDAHIALEFHEAREAHPERFNSRLRNKMYYGQMGGKDLILRQYRNLSQWVTLECDGQDFTGKLRDAGCHAVLFLNIPSYGGGTHPWNDSFGSAKPSIDDGLMEVVGLTTYQLPMLQAGMHGTCICQCRKARIITRRTIPMQVDGEACRVKPSIIEIELLNKALMLSKRKHGRGDVQVNPLEKMQLHILRVTMQQYEQYHYDKEMLRKLANKLGQIEIESQVDLEHVRNMLNSKFEESISYPKVSQDWCFIDSCTAEHYFRIDRAQEHLHYICDIAIDELYILDHEAATMPQTPDQERSFAAFSQRQAQNERRQMDQAQGRGPGSTDEDLQIGSKPIKVMKWKSNKDRLFSFNEDVFGYGFSPILEQTSDAVLLAAQSGDLNMLRALHEQGYSLQSVNKNGQTALHFACKYNHKDIVKYIISCATRRVINMADKELGQTALHIAAEQNRRDICVMLVAAGANLQARDSGGNTAMMVAFNKNANEIATYLESKQGTQPVDSCWALNDSNTSPPAPSM encoded by the exons ATGGAACAGCAAAAACTGTCCACCGATCAGCTGCCAGCAGCCTCGGGTTCAACAACgcctgcaacaacaacagcagcagcagcagcagcagcaacagccaccCGCTCAAGCTCAACAACAACTACTACTAAgtcgaacaacaacagcccgGCCAGATCAACGTTTACCAACAATTTTAACCAACAACTGCAGGCAACCACAGCAGCCACCATGCAGCGTCTACGCACGACATTTACGCGATCGCGAACGCCAACAGGTGCCGAGATGAAGATGCAGAATAGCCTGGAGGTTCCCAAACAGGTAAAAAAG GTCCGCTCCGCCTCCTTCGACGAGATGCAACTGGAGGCACAGCGTGCCTCCTCGAGCCTGCTCAAGCAGCagtcctcctcctcggcctCGGCGGACGAGCGATCCTCGGAGGCGGGACTGCTCCAGGTGCCGTTGGCGGCCCATCAGCAACGATCTCATAGCTTCGACTCGGCGGCGGTGTCCGCGGGTAGCGATGATTCTGGCACCTTTTTGGAGGTGCCGCGTCGCCTAAAGACTCGCCGCAGTTCGTCCACCAAGACGCCGCCACCCTGCATCCATTGTCACTATCTGGAGGAGTATGAACGCCGAATGACGGCCGAGCAGCGCTACTTTATCGATCACCGGGAGCTGAGTGCCTTGAGCAACACCAGCTCGGAGGGGAGCGAGGATGaggacaacgacgacgacaatgatgatgatggcggcggtgatgacgatgatgaggaGGGCAGTGCTGCCACAGAGGCCACCGAGGGTGAGACCACGGAAACGGCAcccgaggaggtggaggaggagccgcGCACTGAAGTGGAATCGGAGCACGATCACGATCCGGACGATGATGCCGCCATGGAAATGGATATACGAATTGGCAACATGAGCCTGGGCAGCAGCATCGAGGAGTCTCGGACTCATATTCCTCGCCAAATGCGACGCCATACCATCGGCAGCAGCGGCCATACCACCATGACTTCGGAGGATGAGGGCCTTGAAGGATCGGATAATGGATCTCCGCATTTTGGCAACACCCTGCTGCCCCCTCAGCCGACCACGCCCTGCGGCATCACCTTCACACTGAGTCCAACCAATGGAGATTATCCGTCGTCGCCGCCAATTCTACCCATTGAGCCACCATCGCCGCCCATGTCGCCATGCTCGACGGCGGTACGACTGCCGCCCACGATGATAACACCACCCACGATCTCCTCGCCCTGTGCATCGGCGGATGCCGATGATGCTGGCGCTGCCATGGGTCTGCCGGTCCGAGCCAGACGTCGTTCGATTTCGCGACAGGAGGCCATATTTGTGGAGCCCACGGGCAACTCCTTGGAGAATGTCTCTCACGAGGAGgtggacaacaacaacaagtcaTCGGTGGACACTGCGGACTCTCTAGAGGAAGCCTCGACCATGGCCACCTGTGGCTCACCAACAGCAGCCGGAGGAGCTGGTGCATCGAGCAGTCACCACAATGCTTTTGTGGTAAGAGACATCTATCTGATGGTGCCGGATCTCAAAAGAGATCGTGCCGCCTCCGTGGACTCGTGCTTTTCGAAGCTCTCCTCGGGACCCAAGGCCGAGGAGCTGCAGCCGAGTGCCGATGGGTGTTTCCTCACAGTACCAAATATCAATGCCACCCGATCCAGATCGGTAGATATAGTGCTGCCAACCGATGAGCAGGCGAGGTACAAGGCTTTGTCCATGACAGGATCCACAGCAACCTATGCCGATGG CAGGCGTACCGCTTCGGCTAGCAACTCCCGGAGACCGATACGGATTGTGCCCGATTGGACGGAGAATGCTGTGCAGGGCGAGCACTACTGGAAGCCCACTTCCGCATCCGGAGATCTTTGCTGTTTGAACGAGGAATGCATT AAGAGCGGCCAGCGGATGAAGTGCTCCGCCTGCCAGTTGATTGCGCACCAAAACTGCATTCCGTTTGTGAACGAAAAGAGCCAGCTGGCCTGCAAGCCCACCTATCGGGATGTGGGCATCCGTCAGTATCGGGAGCAGACCACCACCCACCATCATTGGGTGCATCGCAAGCTGGAGAAGGGCAAGTGCAAGCAGTGCGGAAAG CAGGCGGTGCAGAGCAAGCTCTTCGGCTCGAAGGAGATTGTGGCGTTGTCCTGCGCCTGGTGCCATGAGATCTACCACAACAAGGAGTCCTGCTTCAACCAGGCCAAAATCGGCGAGGAGTGTCGTCTGG GCAACTATGCGCCCATCATTGTGCCGCCGTCGTGGATTGTGAAGCTGCCGAACAAGGGCAACTTCAAGTCCTCGATTCGTGTGAGCAACAAGAACAATGCCGCCTCGGGCTCAGcgggcggtggtggtggcgggtCAGGAGCTGGCGGTGGATCCGGTgctggcagcggcggcggcggcggacaGGGTGGTGGACACAAGAGCAAGAAGCATACACAGCGTCGGCACAAGGCCAAGGACGAGAAGAAGGAGCCGAGGGCGTTCATTGTGAAGCCAATACCATCGCCGGAGGTAATCCCGGTCATTGTGTTTATTAATCCCAAATCCGGTGGCAATCAGGGTGTCAAGCTCCTGGGCAAGTTCCAGCATCTGCTCAATCCGCGCCAGGTGTTTGATCTCACCCAGGGGGGTCCTAAAATGGG CCTCGACATGTTCCGCAAGGCCCCCAATCTGCGGCTATTGGCCTGCGGCGGCGACGGCACTGTGGGCTGGGTCCTGTCCGTCCTGGACCAGATCCAGCCACCCCTGCAGCCGGTCCCGGCCGTCGGTGTCCTGCCCCTGGGCACTGGAAATGATCTCGCTCGCGCTCTTGGATGGGGCGGG TGCTTCCAACTCCAACTTCAGGGCTATACGGATGAACCGATTGGTAAGATACTGCGCGAGATTGGCATGTCGCAGTGCGTTTTAATGGATCGCTGGCGCGTCAAGGTGACGCCCAACGATGATGTCAGCGACGATCATGTCGACAGGAGCAAGGCAAATGTGCCCCTGAATGTGATCAACAATTATTTCTCATTCGGTGTGGATGCCCACATTGCCCTCGAATTTCACGAGGCACGCGAAGCGCATCCGGAGCGCTTCAATTCGCGGCTAAGGAACAAGATGTACTATGGCCAGATGGGCGGCAAGGATCTGATCCTGCGCCAGTATCGCAACCTGTCCCAGTGGGTAACCCTGGAGTGCGATGGCCAGGATTTCACCGGCAAGCTACGGGATGCTGGCTGCCATGCGGTGCTCTTCCTGAACATTCCCAG CTATGGCGGCGGCACTCATCCTTGGAACGACTCCTTTGGCTCTGCCAAGCCTTCGATTGACGACGGCCTAATGGAAGTGGTGGGACTGACCACCTACCAGCTGCCCATGCTGCAGGCGGGCATGCATGGCACCTGCATCTGCCAGTGCCGCAAGGCAAGAATCATCACCCGGCGCACCATACCCATGCAGGTGGATGGCGAGGCCTGCCGGGTGAAGCCCTCGATCATTGAGATCGAGCTGCTCAACAAGGCTTTGATGCTGTCCAAAAGGAAGCATGGACGCGGCGATGTCCA GGTGAATCCCCTGGAGAAGATGCAGCTGCACATCCTGCGGGTGACCATGCAGCAGTACGAGCAGTATCACTACGACAAGGAGATGCTGCGCAAGCTGGCCAACAAGCTGGGCCAGATCGAGATCGAGTCGCAGGTCGATCTGGAGCATGTCCGCAACATGCTCAACTCCAAGTTCGAGGAGTCCATCTCATATCCCAAGGTCTCGCAGGACTGGTGCTTCATCGACT CCTGCACTGCGGAGCACTATTTCCGCATTGATCGCGCCCAGGAGCACTTGCACTACATCTGTGACATTGCCATCGATGAGCTGTATATACTGGACCATGAGGCGGCCACCATGCCACAGACACCGGACCAGGAGCGCTCCTTTGCGGCCTTCTCGCAGCGGCAGGCGCAGAATGAGCGCCGGCAAATGGACCAGGCCCAGGGCCGTGGCCCGGGCAGCACGG ATGAGGATTTGCAAATTGGCTCCAAGCCCATTAAAGTGATGAAGTGGAAGAG CAACAAAGATCGTTTATTCAGTTTCAACGAAGATGTTTTTGGTTATGGATTCAG CCCTATACTGGAGCAAACTTCCGATGCCGTACTACTAGCAGCCCAGAGCGGCGACCTCAATATG TTACGTGCACTACATGAACAAGGATACTCACTGCAGTCAGTGAACAAGAACGGACAGACCGCCTTGCACTTTGCCTGCAAATACAACCATAAGGACATTGTTAAATATATCATCTCGTGCGCCACGCGACGCGTCATCAACATGGCCGACAAGGAGCT